A genomic segment from Cyprinus carpio isolate SPL01 chromosome A22, ASM1834038v1, whole genome shotgun sequence encodes:
- the LOC109061234 gene encoding vesicle transport protein USE1, with protein sequence MATSRLEINFIRLLSRCESLASESRNETEWRLEKYVGALEEMLAALKKTPSKPAAEILTDYNRKVDFLKGLLEADKLPSPAEKSLANQFLAPGRTPTISSERTPASKTVHIQSKARCVGEMRKELMSTGVSNSGSLETDLRHRKSVPVDEQQSAAELDAILQHHNNLQEKLADDMLNLARNLKNNTLAAQNIIKQDNQTLTQSMRQADMNFEKLKTESERLEQHAKKSVNWFLWLMLIVVSFTFISMILFIRLFPRLR encoded by the exons ATGGCCACGTCCAGACTAGAGATCAATTTTATCAGATTATTATCGCGCTGTGAGTCTCTGGCTTCAGAAAGCAGAAATGAGACAGAATGGAGACTGGAGAAG TACGTTGGTGCTCTTGAGGAGATGCTTGCTGCCCTTAAAAAGACTCCcag CAAACCAGCAGCGGAAATACTGACGGACTATAACCGCAAGGTGGACTTCCTCAAGGGTCTCTTAGAGGCAGACAAACTG CCGTCTCCAGCAGAGAAGTCTTTAGCCAATCAGTTTCTGGCTCCTGGACGGACGCCGACGATATCCAGCGAGAGAACGCCGGCCAGTAAGACGGTGCACATTCAGAGCAAAGCGCGATGTGTTGGAGAAATGAGGAAGGAGCTGATGAGCACC GGTGTGTCAAATTCCg GTTCATTGGAGACAGATCTCAGACACAGAAA GAGTGTTCCTGTAGATGAGCAGCAGTCTGCAGCAGAGCTGGATGCTATTCTACAGCATCATAACAACCTGCAGGAGAAACTGGCCGATGACATGCTGAATCTCGCTCGCAACCTCAAGAACAACACTCTGGCGGCCCAGAACATCATCAAGCAGGATAACCAG aCTCTCACTCAGTCTATGCGTCAGGCCGACATGAACTTCGAGAAGCTGAAGACTGAGTCAGAGCGTCTGGAACAACATGCCAAGAAATCcgtcaactggttcctgtggctGATGCTCATCGTCGTCTCCTTCACGTTTATCAGCATGATCCTCTTCATAAGACTGTTCCCGCGACTCAGATGA